The Bacillus marinisedimentorum genomic sequence ATCAAACATCAGGACATTTGCATTGCTCAGCATCATTTTTGACAGCATGCAGCGGACTTTTTCGCCGCCTGAAAGGACGCTTGCTTTTTTCAGAGCTTCTTCGCCGGAAAACAGCATTCTGCCGAGGAAGCCGCGCAGGAATGTCTCGCTGTCGTCTTCCGGTGAGAATTGGCGGAGCCAGTCCACAAGAGTCATGTCATTGCCTTCAAAGTAGGATGAATTGTCTTTTGGGAAATACGCCTGGGAAGTGGTGATGCCCCATTTGTAAGTCCCTTCATCCGGTTCCATTTCGCCGGCGAGAATTTTAAAGAGTGTCGTTTTGGCAATTTCATTGCTGCCGACGAGCGCGATTTTATCGTCTTTGTTCATGATGAAGCTTACGTTATTCAACACTTTTTCACCGTTCACCGTTTTGCTGAGGCCTTCGACGCGGAGCAGGTCGTTGCCGATTTCCCGTTCCGGTTTGAAGGCGATATACGGGTAGCGTCGGGATGACGGCTGGATGTCATCGAGCGTGATTTTTTCAAGCAGCTTTTTCCGGGATGTCGCCTGTTTCGATTTTGAGGCATTCGCACTGAACCTTGCGACGAAGGCTTGCAGTTCCTTGATCTTTTCTTCTTTTTTCTTATTTTGTTCCTGGGCCATTTTCAATGCAAGCTGGCTTGATTCATACCAGAAGTCGTAGTTTCCAACGTAGATTTGAATTTTGCCGAAGTCAAGGTCTGCGATATGGGTACATACCTTATTTAAGAAATGGCGGTCATGGGAAACAACGATGACGGTGTTTTCGAAGTTGATCAGGAATTCTTCCAGCCACTGGATTGCCTGGATGTCGAGATGGTTTGTCGGCTCATCAAGCAGGAGCACATCAGGGTTGCCGAATAAAGCCTGGGCAAGAAGGACCTTGACTTTTTCAGCGCCTGTCAATTCAGCCATCTTTTTTGTATGAAGTTTTTCCCCGATTCCAAGTCCCTTGAGGAGTACCGCCGCATCTGACTCAGCTTCCCAGCCATTCAACTCGGCGAATTCGCCTTCAAGTTCGGCTGCCTTCATCCCGTCTGCTTCTGAGAAGTCAGCTTTCATGTAAATTTCGTTTTTTTCCTGCATGATCTTGAAAAGGCGCTCGTGGCCCATGATAACGACTTTAATGACTTCTTCATCCTCGTATTCGAAGTGGTTCTGTTTCAGGACGGCAAGACGTTCGCCGGGCGAAAGATGGACGTCGCCGGCCTGCGGTTCGATTTCACCTGAAAGGATTTTCAAAAAAGTCGACTTGCCGGCGCCGTTCGCACCGATAAGTCCATAACAGTTACCAGGGGTGAATTTTAT encodes the following:
- a CDS encoding ABC-F family ATP-binding cassette domain-containing protein, whose amino-acid sequence is MLMAQNVSLRYGDRKLFEDVNIKFTPGNCYGLIGANGAGKSTFLKILSGEIEPQAGDVHLSPGERLAVLKQNHFEYEDEEVIKVVIMGHERLFKIMQEKNEIYMKADFSEADGMKAAELEGEFAELNGWEAESDAAVLLKGLGIGEKLHTKKMAELTGAEKVKVLLAQALFGNPDVLLLDEPTNHLDIQAIQWLEEFLINFENTVIVVSHDRHFLNKVCTHIADLDFGKIQIYVGNYDFWYESSQLALKMAQEQNKKKEEKIKELQAFVARFSANASKSKQATSRKKLLEKITLDDIQPSSRRYPYIAFKPEREIGNDLLRVEGLSKTVNGEKVLNNVSFIMNKDDKIALVGSNEIAKTTLFKILAGEMEPDEGTYKWGITTSQAYFPKDNSSYFEGNDMTLVDWLRQFSPEDDSETFLRGFLGRMLFSGEEALKKASVLSGGEKVRCMLSKMMLSNANVLMFDEPTNHLDLESITALNNGLEKFKGSLIFSSHDHQFIQTIANRIIELTPDGLIDKEMTYDEYLEDPDVRARYAQMS